The Longimicrobium sp. genome includes a window with the following:
- a CDS encoding MerR family transcriptional regulator → MQASETLPRYPIRVAARMTRLSPHVLRAWERRYDVVQPGRDAAGGRLYSEADISRLRQLRLATEAGHGISQAASLSVGELAALVGDDDLPRAPQGRPRAGAGAFVSSALDAVEAMDAPRLYATLMGAAVTLPSHEFTDGVVVPLLHRVGDRWAQGRITPAHEHVLSAQVGRVLAWLAESLPVPRGAPDAVAVAPRGHRHEFGALLAAVAAAQEGWRVTYLGADLPAADIATAVAVRGARVVLLSAVLEDDADALHTEVREIRAAVAEGVTLFVGGPGAQAAAVPLRRAGAVPLRDLDELRTALNDLHPGGAEA, encoded by the coding sequence ATGCAGGCGTCCGAAACGCTGCCGCGGTACCCCATCCGCGTCGCGGCCCGTATGACCCGGCTTTCGCCCCACGTGCTGCGCGCCTGGGAGCGCCGGTACGACGTGGTGCAGCCCGGGCGCGACGCCGCGGGAGGCCGCCTGTACTCCGAGGCCGACATCTCACGGCTCCGCCAGCTGCGCCTGGCCACGGAGGCGGGGCACGGCATCAGCCAGGCGGCCTCGCTGTCTGTCGGCGAGCTGGCCGCGCTGGTGGGCGACGATGACCTCCCCCGCGCGCCGCAGGGCCGGCCGCGCGCGGGGGCGGGCGCCTTCGTCTCGTCCGCGCTCGATGCGGTGGAAGCGATGGACGCGCCGCGCCTGTATGCCACGCTGATGGGTGCCGCGGTGACGCTGCCCTCGCACGAGTTCACCGACGGCGTGGTGGTTCCCCTGCTGCACCGCGTGGGTGACCGGTGGGCGCAGGGCCGCATCACCCCGGCGCACGAGCACGTGCTTTCCGCGCAGGTGGGCCGCGTGCTGGCCTGGCTGGCGGAGTCGCTTCCCGTGCCGCGCGGCGCCCCGGACGCCGTAGCCGTGGCGCCCCGCGGCCACCGGCACGAGTTCGGCGCGCTGCTGGCCGCCGTGGCGGCGGCGCAGGAGGGGTGGCGCGTCACCTACCTGGGCGCCGACCTCCCGGCGGCCGACATCGCCACGGCCGTCGCCGTCCGCGGCGCCCGCGTGGTGCTGCTGAGCGCGGTGCTGGAAGACGATGCGGATGCGCTTCATACGGAAGTACGCGAAATACGCGCCGCCGTGGCAGAGGGCGTCACTCTTTTCGTGGGCGGGCCCGGCGCCCAGGCGGCGGCCGTGCCCCTGCGGCGCGCGGGCGCCGTGCCGCTGCGCGACCTCGACGAGCTGCGCACGGCGTTGAACGACCTTCATCCTGGTGGGGCAGAGGCATGA
- a CDS encoding carotenoid biosynthesis protein produces the protein MRSSSAPSLSARLPGAGLMVLYAFTAFALFGYATFGLHPGLLARYPQFARFYGISFQFFAQAQIYLAWAVLAAVLSLYAGRRWVPAFCALYLLSLCSELLGTGAGIPFGEYHYTEALGARWFGAVPIVIPLSWFFMALPSYAAARAALPERPVARVLVASLILLSWDLALDPAMSHATAYWVWGQPGAYYGMPWLNLFGWYVTGLGLMAALAALRADAWVARVPTRWMLAFYGANLLLPVGMSVAAGMWGAVAATAAALAGAAFVARALGRSGQAHASMVGATA, from the coding sequence ATGCGCAGCTCATCCGCCCCATCCTTGTCGGCCCGCCTTCCCGGCGCGGGGCTGATGGTGCTGTACGCGTTCACGGCGTTCGCCCTGTTCGGCTACGCCACCTTTGGGCTGCATCCCGGGCTCCTGGCCCGCTATCCCCAGTTCGCGCGCTTCTACGGCATCTCCTTCCAGTTCTTTGCGCAGGCGCAGATCTACCTTGCCTGGGCGGTGCTGGCCGCGGTGCTGTCGCTGTACGCGGGGAGGCGCTGGGTGCCGGCCTTCTGCGCGCTGTACCTGCTGAGCCTGTGTAGCGAGCTGCTGGGCACCGGCGCGGGCATTCCCTTCGGCGAGTACCACTACACCGAGGCGCTGGGCGCACGGTGGTTCGGCGCGGTGCCCATCGTCATTCCGCTCAGCTGGTTCTTCATGGCGCTGCCCTCGTACGCGGCTGCACGCGCGGCACTGCCGGAGCGGCCGGTCGCGCGAGTCCTCGTCGCGTCCTTGATCCTGCTGAGCTGGGACCTGGCGCTGGACCCGGCCATGAGCCACGCGACCGCGTACTGGGTGTGGGGCCAGCCGGGTGCGTACTACGGAATGCCCTGGCTGAACCTGTTCGGCTGGTACGTCACGGGATTGGGATTGATGGCGGCGCTGGCGGCGCTGCGGGCGGATGCGTGGGTGGCCCGGGTGCCCACGCGGTGGATGCTGGCCTTCTACGGCGCCAACCTGCTGCTTCCCGTGGGAATGAGCGTCGCCGCGGGGATGTGGGGCGCCGTGGCCGCCACCGCCGCCGCGCTGGCCGGTGCGGCCTTCGTCGCGCGGGCGCTGGGCCGAAGCGGGCAGGCGCACGCGAGCATGGTGGGGGCGACCGCATGA
- a CDS encoding lysophospholipid acyltransferase family protein — protein MNSRFSRPAVAAFELFFRPWMRRRVHAVRVSFAAPPPPTDRPLLLATNHVSWWDGFVLREVQRTLRPGAPMYTVMSSAELARFPYFRLMGVVGVDPTSAGSVSRALGFLRARLRERPESTVVFFPQGRIWPSHRRPLGFRRGVEVFARRLSAHVLPVGIHAEPLNTVAPTFFVSVGEGVEGRVAAEELERRVEKEIDAVLGFLAEHGEEAGDAWSEGTR, from the coding sequence ATGAACAGCCGCTTTTCGCGCCCGGCGGTGGCGGCGTTCGAGCTGTTCTTTCGCCCGTGGATGCGGCGGCGCGTGCACGCCGTGCGCGTCTCCTTCGCCGCGCCTCCTCCCCCGACGGACCGGCCGCTGCTGCTGGCCACCAACCACGTGAGCTGGTGGGACGGCTTCGTGCTGCGCGAGGTGCAGCGCACTCTTCGCCCGGGCGCGCCGATGTACACGGTGATGTCGAGCGCGGAGCTGGCGCGCTTTCCCTACTTCCGGCTGATGGGCGTCGTGGGCGTAGATCCCACGTCTGCGGGCTCCGTTTCCCGCGCCCTGGGATTCCTGCGGGCGCGGCTCCGGGAACGACCGGAATCCACGGTCGTCTTCTTTCCGCAGGGGCGCATCTGGCCCTCGCACCGCCGTCCGCTGGGCTTCCGGCGCGGGGTGGAGGTCTTCGCCCGGCGCCTCTCCGCCCACGTCCTTCCCGTAGGCATCCACGCCGAGCCACTGAATACCGTCGCGCCGACGTTCTTCGTCTCCGTCGGCGAAGGTGTCGAGGGACGCGTGGCGGCGGAGGAACTGGAGCGGCGTGTGGAAAAGGAGATCGATGCCGTGCTCGGTTTCCTGGCGGAGCACGGCGAGGAAGCCGGAGATGCGTGGTCGGAGGGGACGCGATGA
- a CDS encoding lycopene cyclase domain-containing protein — protein sequence MSYLAFLLVFIVPPLLVLAWTQRRRLPGIHLRAGRFLALMALIALVYTTPWDNYLIWRGVWNYGSDRVVGTIGYVPVEEYLFFLLQPLLTGLLLCSLLPTSPSMAGNASRWTGALVYAAAALAGGLLLTFEKGTYLGLILAWAAPVLALQWAYAGREIWARRRVFALAVGIPTLYLWMADAVAIHLEIWRISPAHTLGPSLGVLPLEEAVFFLVTNLLVVQGMILFLHPPARAA from the coding sequence GTGAGCTATCTCGCCTTTCTGCTGGTGTTCATCGTCCCGCCCCTTCTCGTCCTGGCGTGGACGCAGCGGCGGCGCCTGCCCGGCATCCATCTGCGTGCGGGGCGGTTCCTGGCACTGATGGCGCTGATCGCGCTCGTCTACACCACGCCGTGGGACAACTACCTGATCTGGCGCGGGGTGTGGAACTACGGAAGCGACCGCGTGGTGGGCACCATCGGCTACGTGCCGGTGGAGGAGTACCTGTTCTTTCTCCTGCAGCCGCTGCTGACCGGCCTGTTGCTCTGCTCGCTACTTCCCACCAGCCCATCGATGGCGGGCAACGCCAGCCGGTGGACGGGCGCGCTGGTCTACGCCGCCGCGGCGCTGGCGGGCGGGCTGCTGCTGACGTTCGAGAAGGGCACCTACCTGGGTCTGATCCTGGCCTGGGCGGCGCCGGTGCTGGCGCTGCAGTGGGCGTACGCCGGGCGCGAGATCTGGGCGCGGCGCCGCGTCTTCGCGCTCGCCGTCGGCATCCCCACGCTGTACCTGTGGATGGCGGACGCCGTGGCCATCCACCTCGAAATCTGGCGGATCAGCCCGGCGCACACGCTGGGGCCCTCGCTGGGCGTGCTGCCGCTGGAGGAAGCGGTGTTCTTCCTGGTCACCAACCTCCTCGTGGTGCAGGGGATGATCCTCTTTCTCCATCCACCCGCGAGGGCCGCGTGA
- a CDS encoding NAD(P)/FAD-dependent oxidoreductase, whose amino-acid sequence MRGGHDYDVIVVGAGHNGLITAAYLAQAGYRVGVFEKRSIVGGAVATEEIVPGYRFDLGGSAHILIRLTPVVEELGLERFGLEYLELDPLFFAPFEDGDSLFIHRDADRTAQELEQKYPGEGDAYRRLMDDWRPFARLVKDAFLEVPSPFQLGKRFLFNRAFGRDWQRALRTILRPYGEVVDEYFREEKVKAPLVWMAAQSGPPPTEPLTAPFLLWQPLYHEGGIARPRGGSGVLTQALARHVEAHGGYVHTGAGVDEILVDDGRAVGIRVRGQPYTARAVVSGTHAVETFGRLLPVEHRPPAARGMQVGNGFGAVLRLALDSPVEYVAHPGREARVGLQLLCRDRQQILSAYGDYLRREPTRDPPIVAMTFSAVDDSLAPPGGEVLWLWAQYYPYELAGGAHWDDIGERVADGILDAFEKYAPGTRGKVVGSLFQHPLWLERELGLVRGNVMHLEMSVTQMFALRPFGGMAQYRGPLRGMYLTGASTHPGGGIMGASGRNAARVVLRDLEKRKV is encoded by the coding sequence GTGAGGGGCGGGCACGATTACGACGTCATCGTGGTCGGCGCCGGGCACAACGGGCTGATCACGGCCGCGTACCTGGCGCAGGCGGGCTACCGCGTGGGGGTCTTCGAGAAGCGTTCGATCGTCGGCGGGGCCGTGGCCACGGAGGAGATCGTCCCCGGCTACCGCTTCGACCTGGGCGGCAGCGCGCACATCCTCATCCGCCTGACGCCCGTGGTCGAGGAGCTGGGGCTGGAGCGCTTCGGGCTGGAGTACCTGGAGCTGGACCCGCTCTTCTTCGCCCCGTTCGAGGACGGCGACTCGCTGTTCATCCACCGCGACGCCGACCGCACGGCCCAGGAGCTGGAGCAAAAGTACCCGGGCGAGGGCGATGCGTACCGCCGCCTGATGGACGACTGGCGCCCCTTCGCGCGGCTGGTGAAGGACGCCTTCCTGGAGGTGCCCAGCCCTTTTCAGCTGGGGAAGCGCTTCCTCTTCAACCGGGCCTTCGGGCGCGACTGGCAGCGCGCGCTGCGCACCATCCTGCGCCCGTACGGCGAGGTGGTCGACGAGTACTTTCGCGAGGAAAAGGTGAAGGCGCCGCTGGTGTGGATGGCCGCGCAGTCCGGCCCGCCGCCCACGGAGCCGCTGACGGCGCCCTTCCTCCTCTGGCAGCCGCTCTACCACGAGGGCGGCATCGCCCGGCCGCGCGGCGGCTCGGGGGTGCTCACGCAGGCGCTGGCCCGGCACGTAGAGGCGCACGGCGGCTACGTCCACACGGGCGCGGGGGTGGACGAGATCCTGGTCGACGACGGACGGGCCGTGGGAATCCGGGTGCGCGGCCAGCCGTACACCGCCCGCGCCGTGGTGTCGGGAACGCACGCGGTGGAAACGTTCGGACGGCTGCTGCCGGTGGAGCACCGGCCACCCGCCGCGCGCGGGATGCAGGTGGGGAACGGCTTCGGCGCGGTGCTGCGGCTGGCGCTGGACTCGCCAGTGGAGTACGTGGCGCACCCAGGACGCGAGGCAAGGGTAGGGCTCCAGCTGCTGTGCCGCGACCGCCAGCAGATCCTGTCGGCGTACGGCGACTACCTGCGCCGCGAGCCCACGCGCGACCCGCCCATCGTGGCGATGACGTTCAGCGCCGTCGACGACTCGCTGGCCCCGCCCGGGGGCGAGGTGCTGTGGCTGTGGGCGCAGTACTACCCGTACGAGCTGGCGGGCGGCGCCCATTGGGACGACATCGGGGAGCGCGTGGCCGACGGCATCCTGGACGCCTTCGAGAAGTACGCGCCGGGGACGCGCGGCAAGGTGGTGGGCAGCCTGTTTCAGCATCCGCTCTGGCTGGAGCGGGAGCTGGGGCTGGTGCGGGGAAACGTGATGCACCTGGAGATGAGCGTCACGCAGATGTTCGCGCTGCGGCCGTTCGGGGGGATGGCGCAGTACCGGGGGCCGCTGCGCGGGATGTACCTGACGGGCGCCAGCACGCATCCGGGCGGCGGGATCATGGGCGCCTCGGGCCGCAACGCCGCGCGTGTGGTGCTGCGGGATCTGGAGAAGCGGAAGGTGTGA
- a CDS encoding squalene/phytoene synthase family protein, with protein MSAPTVTAERERELLPRVREGLLGASAAAGAQGLPGTDAAGQLLRPMVAFAGVRGEPPAGFWDAVLAVQLAHEASLLHDDVIDQAAVRRGQPTLAKARGVACALVQGDHLLTAAYRAAARTGSLKFVTLFARAVERTVAAEAAQGRAVGQVLTRAAYDEIALGKAGELLGCALASAAVLEGRADAGEVFELGRRLGLLYQMLDDLLDYCPQTDTGKPPLGDYAQGRWTWILGQAPDLRFGGEPAHAARALHRSTPRGCPMARALTQLEAEGRLLRDALSRHLPDDVTTVGLVDEWIGRAREAVAREAVVVETPIAVPPTVPAADLAAALRARVPALDAVDAYLATGSRSFRFASRLFSPDDAGRVARVYAWCRVTDDLVDDPPAGVDAAELLDAWLGLSRRAYDGHPTGLPLLDRVMGEMGARGVPFRHAASLVEGMRMDLRGERYATLAELRRYTFCVASTVGLWLTQLMGVDDAVVLERAERMGHAMQLTNILRDVGEDRANGRMYLPAELMAKHGITEPMLARMCAGGTISPAWRALVEELMAVAEDDYRTALEAVPSLPPSFARPVAVAAHVYRGIHREIRRNGHDNLRRRAHTRSSAKVSLALAALWELFRASRGSASLGRSRTLQAGTWN; from the coding sequence ATGAGCGCGCCGACCGTGACCGCCGAGCGCGAGCGGGAGCTGCTGCCGCGGGTTCGCGAAGGACTCCTGGGTGCGTCCGCCGCGGCCGGCGCGCAGGGGCTGCCCGGGACGGACGCCGCGGGGCAGCTGCTGCGGCCCATGGTGGCCTTCGCCGGCGTGCGCGGCGAGCCGCCGGCGGGGTTCTGGGACGCGGTGCTGGCCGTGCAGCTGGCGCACGAGGCGTCGCTGCTTCACGACGACGTGATCGACCAGGCGGCGGTGCGCCGCGGCCAGCCGACGCTGGCGAAGGCGCGCGGCGTGGCCTGCGCGCTGGTGCAGGGCGACCACCTGCTGACCGCCGCCTACCGGGCCGCGGCGCGCACCGGCAGCCTGAAATTCGTGACGCTCTTCGCCCGCGCCGTGGAGCGCACCGTCGCCGCCGAGGCCGCGCAGGGGCGCGCGGTGGGGCAGGTGCTCACCCGCGCCGCATACGACGAGATCGCCCTGGGCAAGGCGGGCGAGCTGCTGGGGTGCGCGCTGGCGTCCGCGGCGGTGCTGGAGGGGCGGGCGGACGCGGGAGAGGTGTTCGAACTGGGCCGCCGGCTGGGGCTGCTGTACCAGATGCTGGACGACCTGCTGGACTACTGCCCGCAGACGGACACCGGAAAGCCGCCCTTGGGCGACTACGCGCAGGGGCGGTGGACCTGGATCCTCGGCCAGGCGCCGGACCTTCGCTTCGGCGGCGAGCCGGCCCACGCGGCGCGTGCGCTTCACCGCTCGACGCCGCGAGGCTGCCCGATGGCGCGCGCGCTGACGCAGCTGGAGGCGGAGGGCAGGCTGCTTCGCGACGCGCTTTCCCGCCACCTGCCGGACGACGTGACGACGGTCGGCCTCGTCGATGAATGGATCGGCCGCGCTCGCGAGGCGGTGGCGCGCGAGGCTGTCGTCGTCGAGACCCCGATCGCCGTCCCTCCCACCGTCCCCGCGGCGGACCTGGCGGCGGCGCTGCGGGCACGTGTGCCGGCGCTGGATGCGGTCGATGCCTACCTGGCGACGGGGAGCCGCTCGTTCCGCTTCGCCTCTCGTCTCTTCTCGCCCGACGACGCTGGGCGGGTGGCACGGGTGTACGCCTGGTGCCGCGTCACTGACGACCTGGTGGACGATCCGCCAGCCGGGGTCGACGCCGCGGAATTGCTGGACGCCTGGCTCGGGCTCTCCCGCCGCGCGTACGACGGGCATCCCACGGGGCTGCCGCTGCTGGACCGCGTGATGGGAGAGATGGGGGCGCGCGGCGTGCCCTTTCGCCACGCCGCGTCGCTGGTGGAGGGAATGCGGATGGACCTGCGCGGCGAGCGGTACGCCACCCTGGCCGAGCTGCGCCGCTACACCTTTTGCGTGGCATCCACCGTTGGCCTGTGGCTCACGCAATTGATGGGGGTGGACGATGCCGTGGTGCTGGAGCGCGCGGAGCGGATGGGGCACGCCATGCAGCTGACGAACATCCTGCGCGACGTGGGCGAAGACCGGGCGAACGGCCGGATGTACCTGCCCGCGGAGTTGATGGCCAAGCATGGCATCACCGAGCCGATGCTGGCGCGGATGTGCGCGGGCGGGACGATCTCCCCGGCCTGGCGCGCGCTGGTGGAGGAGCTGATGGCCGTGGCCGAGGACGACTACCGCACCGCGCTGGAGGCGGTGCCCTCCCTTCCGCCGTCGTTCGCCCGCCCCGTGGCGGTGGCGGCGCACGTGTACCGCGGCATCCACCGCGAAATCCGACGCAACGGCCACGACAACCTGCGGCGCCGCGCACACACCCGCTCGAGCGCCAAGGTGAGCCTGGCGCTTGCTGCACTCTGGGAGCTCTTCCGCGCCTCCCGCGGCTCGGCGAGCCTCGGCCGGAGCCGAACCCTGCAGGCAGGCACGTGGAACTGA
- a CDS encoding phytoene desaturase: protein MSGSRAVVIGSGFGGLAAAVRLRARGYAVTLLEALDQPGGRARVFRQDGFTWDAGPTVITAPYLLEELFALAGRDMADYVKLVPVDPFYRILYPDGSTFDYVGDEERLIAQIRAMSPRDVDGYRKLAAHAERIFDVGYTQLADQPFDRVADMARVIPQMIRLGSHRSVYGMVSRYIHDERLRQALTFEPLLVGGNPFSTTSIYLLIHWLERKWGVHFALGGTTSIVAGLVKLLGEMDVDVRMNSPVEEIEVSGGRAVAVRTADGQRFAADVVVSNADPSRVYGQMIAPAHRRRHTDRSLRRRRQSMSLFVAYFGSRKQFPELAHHTIVLGNRYKPLLDDIFTRRVLADDFSLYLHAPTRTDPSLAPEGNEGFYVLSPVPNTRAGIDWSREAQPYWERIRDSLEKRLLPGLGESPVKPFFLTPHDFEHTLRSEDGAAFGLEPILTQSAYFRYHNRSEDVGGLYFVGAGTHPGGGVPGVLCSARVLDRVVPAPRRAA, encoded by the coding sequence ATGAGCGGCAGCCGCGCGGTGGTCATCGGCAGCGGGTTCGGGGGATTGGCGGCGGCGGTGCGGCTGCGCGCCCGGGGCTACGCGGTCACGCTCCTGGAGGCGCTGGACCAGCCCGGGGGCCGGGCGCGCGTCTTTCGCCAGGACGGCTTCACCTGGGATGCCGGGCCCACGGTGATCACCGCGCCCTACCTGCTGGAAGAGCTGTTCGCGCTCGCCGGCCGCGACATGGCGGACTACGTCAAGCTGGTGCCGGTGGATCCCTTCTACCGCATCCTGTATCCCGACGGCAGCACCTTCGACTACGTGGGCGACGAGGAGCGGCTGATCGCGCAGATCCGCGCCATGAGCCCGCGCGACGTGGACGGCTATCGAAAGCTGGCCGCCCACGCCGAACGCATCTTCGACGTGGGCTACACACAGCTGGCCGACCAGCCGTTCGATCGCGTGGCGGACATGGCGCGGGTGATCCCCCAGATGATCCGCCTGGGCAGCCACCGCAGCGTGTACGGGATGGTGTCGCGCTACATCCACGACGAGCGGCTGCGGCAGGCGCTCACCTTCGAGCCCCTGCTGGTGGGCGGCAACCCGTTCAGCACCACGTCCATCTACCTGCTGATCCACTGGCTGGAGCGAAAGTGGGGCGTGCACTTCGCCCTGGGCGGCACCACCAGCATCGTGGCCGGGCTGGTGAAGCTGCTGGGGGAGATGGACGTGGACGTGCGGATGAACTCGCCCGTGGAGGAGATCGAGGTGTCCGGCGGGCGGGCCGTGGCGGTGAGGACGGCGGATGGGCAGCGCTTCGCCGCCGACGTCGTCGTCAGCAACGCCGACCCGTCGCGCGTCTATGGGCAGATGATTGCGCCCGCGCATCGGCGGCGGCACACGGACCGGTCGCTTCGCCGCCGCAGGCAGTCGATGAGCCTGTTCGTCGCTTACTTCGGCAGCCGCAAGCAGTTCCCGGAGCTGGCCCACCACACCATCGTCCTGGGAAACCGCTACAAGCCGCTGCTGGACGACATCTTCACCCGCCGCGTGCTGGCCGACGACTTCTCCCTCTATCTGCACGCGCCGACGAGGACGGACCCGTCGCTGGCGCCGGAGGGGAACGAAGGGTTCTACGTCCTGTCCCCCGTCCCCAACACCCGCGCGGGGATCGACTGGAGCCGCGAAGCGCAACCGTACTGGGAGCGCATCCGGGACTCGCTGGAAAAGCGCCTCCTCCCCGGCTTGGGGGAGAGCCCGGTGAAGCCGTTCTTCCTGACGCCGCACGACTTCGAGCACACGCTGCGGTCGGAGGATGGCGCGGCGTTCGGGCTGGAGCCCATCCTCACCCAGTCCGCGTACTTCCGCTACCACAACCGGTCTGAGGATGTGGGCGGGCTGTACTTCGTCGGCGCGGGAACGCACCCGGGCGGCGGCGTTCCCGGCGTGCTCTGCTCGGCGCGGGTGCTGGACCGCGTGGTCCCCGCTCCCCGGCGCGCCGCGTGA